Proteins encoded in a region of the Frondihabitans sp. 762G35 genome:
- the purE gene encoding 5-(carboxyamino)imidazole ribonucleotide mutase: protein MGSDSDWPTMKAAADVLAEFGIAHEVEVVSAHRTPDKMIAYGREAAGRGLHVVIAGAGGAAHLPGMLASVTTLPVIGVPVALAKLDGLDSLLSIVQMPAGIPVATVSIGGAANAGLLAARILGASDPAIAARLADYAASLADLVEEKNAALKRAL, encoded by the coding sequence ATGGGCTCCGACTCCGACTGGCCGACCATGAAGGCGGCTGCCGACGTCCTCGCCGAGTTCGGCATAGCCCACGAGGTCGAGGTCGTCTCCGCGCACCGCACGCCCGACAAGATGATCGCCTACGGTCGCGAGGCCGCGGGGCGCGGTCTGCACGTCGTGATCGCGGGGGCAGGAGGCGCGGCTCACCTCCCCGGCATGCTCGCGTCGGTCACGACCCTCCCGGTCATCGGTGTGCCGGTGGCCCTGGCCAAGCTCGACGGCCTCGACTCGCTGCTCTCGATCGTGCAGATGCCCGCCGGCATCCCGGTCGCCACCGTGTCGATCGGCGGGGCGGCCAACGCCGGACTCCTCGCGGCGCGCATCCTGGGGGCCTCGGATCCTGCGATCGCGGCCCGCCTCGCCGACTACGCGGCCAGCCTGGCCGACCTGGTCGAGGAGAAGAACGCCGCTCTGAAGCGAGCGCTGTGA
- a CDS encoding dTDP-4-dehydrorhamnose 3,5-epimerase family protein, whose translation MQIRELSIPGAWEFTPKQHADERGVFFEQYRFETVQATVGHALDLKQMNTSVSTRGVVRGIHYALVPPSQAKYVSVPKGAFIDFVIDIRTGSPTFGRWDSVVIDDVDRRAIYLSEGLGHAIVALTEGATVNYLVSEVFNPQREKGLSVTDPEIGLTFPFELDERLLSPKDVAAPTLAEAAEQGLLPSFAECLAYYDSLRTARAEPTPLRAAPHDA comes from the coding sequence GTGCAGATACGTGAGTTGTCGATCCCGGGGGCGTGGGAGTTCACGCCGAAGCAGCACGCGGACGAGCGGGGCGTCTTCTTCGAGCAGTACCGCTTCGAGACAGTCCAGGCGACGGTCGGGCACGCTCTCGACCTCAAGCAGATGAACACCTCGGTGTCGACCCGCGGGGTCGTGCGGGGCATCCACTACGCCCTCGTCCCGCCGAGCCAGGCGAAGTACGTCTCGGTCCCGAAGGGGGCCTTCATCGACTTCGTGATCGACATCCGCACCGGCTCGCCGACCTTCGGCCGGTGGGACTCCGTCGTCATCGACGACGTCGACCGGCGCGCGATCTACCTCTCCGAGGGCCTCGGGCACGCCATCGTCGCCCTCACGGAGGGCGCGACGGTCAACTACCTCGTCTCGGAGGTGTTCAACCCCCAGCGCGAGAAGGGGCTGAGCGTCACCGACCCCGAGATCGGCCTCACCTTCCCGTTCGAGCTCGACGAGCGGCTCCTGTCGCCGAAAGACGTTGCGGCGCCGACCCTCGCCGAGGCCGCCGAGCAGGGGCTCCTGCCCTCGTTCGCCGAGTGCCTCGCCTACTACGACTCGCTGCGCACGGCGCGGGCCGAACCGACCCCGCTGCGCGCCGCGCCGCACGACGCCTAG
- the rfbA gene encoding glucose-1-phosphate thymidylyltransferase RfbA: MRGIILAGGSGTRLYPITKGISKQLMPIYDKPMVYYPLSTLMSAGIREILIITTPDDAAQFHRLLGDGSDLGIELTYAVQESPDGLAQAFLIGEEFIGDEKVALVLGDNIFHGVGLGSNLRANTDPVGGMIFAYHVSNPRSYGVVEFDDDFKALSIEEKPVRPKSNYAVPGLYFYDNRVVEIAKGIEPSPRGELEITSVNERYLREGLLQVQVLERGTAWLDTGTHESMMQASEYVRVIEQRQGHKIGCIEEIAWRAGWIDDDRLRTLAGPLTKSGYGTYLLSLVDGPED; the protein is encoded by the coding sequence ATGCGCGGAATCATCCTCGCCGGAGGCTCCGGCACCCGGCTCTACCCGATCACCAAGGGCATCTCCAAGCAGCTGATGCCCATCTACGACAAGCCGATGGTCTACTACCCCCTGTCGACGCTGATGTCGGCGGGCATCCGCGAGATCCTCATCATCACCACCCCCGACGACGCCGCCCAGTTCCACCGCCTCCTGGGCGACGGCAGCGATCTGGGGATCGAGCTGACCTACGCGGTGCAGGAGTCGCCGGACGGCCTCGCGCAGGCGTTCCTCATCGGCGAGGAGTTCATCGGCGACGAGAAGGTCGCCCTCGTGCTCGGCGACAACATCTTCCACGGGGTCGGCCTCGGCTCGAACCTCCGCGCGAACACCGACCCCGTCGGCGGGATGATCTTCGCGTACCACGTGTCGAATCCCCGGTCCTACGGCGTCGTCGAGTTCGACGACGACTTCAAGGCGCTGTCGATCGAGGAGAAGCCGGTCCGGCCGAAGAGCAACTACGCCGTCCCGGGGCTCTACTTCTACGACAACCGCGTCGTCGAGATCGCGAAGGGCATCGAGCCGAGTCCGCGGGGCGAGCTCGAGATCACGTCGGTCAACGAGCGCTACCTCCGCGAGGGGCTCCTGCAGGTCCAGGTCCTCGAGCGCGGCACCGCGTGGCTCGACACGGGCACGCACGAGTCGATGATGCAGGCGTCGGAGTACGTCCGCGTCATCGAGCAGCGCCAGGGCCACAAGATCGGCTGCATCGAGGAGATCGCCTGGCGCGCCGGGTGGATCGACGACGACCGGCTCCGCACCCTCGCCGGGCCGCTCACGAAGAGCGGCTACGGCACCTACCTGCTGAGCCTGGTCGACGGCCCCGAGGACTGA
- a CDS encoding glycosyltransferase family 4 protein, producing MITLRVVVDQILAPVPGGIGRYTEELTREIIRVAPRGCDVEGIVAAHPQADYDRLEDALPGLASLYRSVLGRRELSIAWQTGAIGLPGRGMVHGTSLLTPLYKHDRSLDPSTQTVVTIHDTVPWTHPSTLTAQGVRWHRAMTKRAHRFADAVVVPTHAVASQLSEYYDFGERLRVIGGAVSKELAVPDDADEIADSLDLPERYALSVGTLEPRKGLEPLLQAMAHPDAPDVPLLVVGPEGWGDVRVAEVAERLGLGPDRVRVLGRVPDRTLAVLLQRASVFVFPSLAEGFGLPVVEALSLGTPVVHSDAPALVEVAAGAGVVVPRDDPAGYPERLAQAMFQVVNDVALSTRLGVAGLDRARAFSWRDSAEKVWQLHAEI from the coding sequence ATGATCACGCTTCGAGTAGTCGTTGACCAGATCCTCGCACCCGTCCCGGGGGGGATCGGCCGCTACACCGAGGAGCTGACGAGGGAGATCATCCGCGTCGCGCCACGGGGCTGCGACGTCGAGGGGATCGTCGCCGCGCACCCTCAGGCCGACTACGACCGCCTCGAGGACGCCCTCCCCGGACTGGCCAGCCTCTACCGCTCCGTGCTGGGTCGTCGCGAGCTGTCGATCGCCTGGCAGACCGGGGCGATCGGCCTGCCCGGTCGCGGCATGGTCCACGGCACGAGCCTCCTGACACCGCTGTACAAGCACGACCGCTCGCTCGACCCGTCGACACAGACGGTGGTCACGATCCACGACACGGTGCCGTGGACGCACCCCTCGACCCTCACCGCGCAGGGCGTCCGCTGGCACCGCGCGATGACGAAGCGGGCGCACCGCTTCGCCGACGCGGTCGTCGTCCCGACGCACGCCGTCGCCTCGCAGCTGTCCGAGTACTACGACTTCGGGGAGCGCCTCCGCGTCATCGGCGGGGCCGTGAGCAAGGAGCTCGCCGTGCCCGACGACGCCGACGAGATCGCCGACTCGCTCGACCTGCCGGAGCGCTACGCCCTGAGCGTGGGGACGCTCGAGCCGCGCAAGGGCCTCGAGCCTCTGCTCCAGGCGATGGCCCACCCCGACGCGCCGGACGTCCCGCTGCTCGTCGTCGGACCGGAGGGCTGGGGCGACGTGCGCGTGGCCGAGGTCGCCGAGCGGCTCGGGCTCGGGCCCGACCGCGTGCGCGTCCTCGGGCGGGTGCCCGACCGCACGCTGGCCGTGCTCCTGCAGCGTGCCTCGGTGTTCGTCTTCCCCTCGCTGGCCGAGGGCTTCGGTCTCCCCGTCGTCGAGGCTCTGAGCCTCGGGACCCCGGTGGTCCACTCCGACGCGCCGGCGCTCGTCGAGGTCGCGGCGGGCGCAGGAGTCGTGGTGCCGCGCGACGATCCGGCCGGCTACCCGGAGCGGCTGGCCCAGGCGATGTTCCAGGTCGTCAACGACGTCGCTCTGTCGACGCGGCTCGGGGTCGCCGGGCTCGATCGCGCGCGGGCGTTCAGCTGGCGGGACTCCGCCGAGAAGGTGTGGCAGCTGCACGCCGAGATCTGA
- a CDS encoding UDP-glucose dehydrogenase family protein, translating into MRISVIGCGYLGAVHAACMAELGHDVVGIDVDEHRVAELSAGRAPFFEPGLPDVLSRALATGRLRFTTDMAAAAEATVHFVAVGTPQTKGSFNADLTYVDAAVQGLLPYLGEGDLVVGKSTVPVGTAARLAGVVEGAGAGATLAWNPEFLREGFAVRDTVAPDRFVYGVPQGDAGERATAVLDEVYATALATGTPRIVTDYATAELVKVSANAFLATKISFINAMAEIAEATGADVTQLADAIGHDARIGRRFLNAGLGFGGGCLPKDIRAFRARADELGLADTLSFLGEVDAINLRRRERVVTLTRELVGDLEGATIGVLGLAFKPDSDDVRDSPALDVVKKLVEAGANVTAYDPEANETATRSLPSLVTAGSAADAVRGADAVLVLTEWREFRDLVPAEVKALVSRAVVVDGRNCLDADAWRAEGFVLRGLGRP; encoded by the coding sequence GTGCGTATTTCAGTGATCGGATGCGGTTATCTCGGAGCGGTCCACGCGGCCTGCATGGCCGAGCTCGGACACGACGTCGTCGGTATCGACGTCGACGAGCACAGGGTCGCCGAACTCTCGGCGGGCCGCGCCCCGTTCTTCGAGCCGGGTCTCCCCGACGTCCTGTCGCGGGCCCTGGCCACGGGCCGGCTCCGCTTCACCACCGACATGGCCGCGGCCGCCGAGGCGACCGTCCACTTCGTCGCCGTCGGGACACCTCAGACGAAGGGCAGCTTCAACGCCGATCTGACCTACGTCGACGCCGCCGTCCAGGGGCTCCTGCCCTACCTCGGCGAGGGTGACCTCGTGGTCGGCAAGTCCACCGTCCCGGTCGGCACCGCCGCGCGTCTCGCGGGCGTCGTCGAGGGCGCAGGAGCCGGCGCCACGCTGGCCTGGAACCCCGAGTTCCTGCGCGAGGGCTTCGCCGTCCGCGACACCGTGGCTCCCGATCGCTTCGTCTACGGCGTGCCGCAGGGCGACGCGGGGGAGCGCGCGACGGCCGTCCTCGACGAGGTCTACGCCACGGCGCTCGCGACCGGCACGCCGCGCATCGTGACGGACTACGCGACGGCCGAGCTCGTCAAGGTCTCGGCGAACGCCTTCCTCGCGACGAAGATCTCGTTCATCAACGCCATGGCGGAGATCGCGGAGGCGACGGGAGCCGACGTCACGCAGCTCGCCGACGCCATCGGCCACGACGCCCGCATCGGCCGCCGGTTCCTCAACGCCGGTCTCGGCTTCGGGGGCGGCTGCCTGCCGAAGGACATCCGGGCCTTCCGCGCGCGGGCCGACGAGCTGGGCCTGGCCGACACGCTGTCCTTCCTCGGCGAGGTCGACGCGATCAACCTGCGCCGCCGCGAGCGGGTCGTCACCCTTACCCGCGAACTCGTGGGCGACCTCGAGGGCGCGACGATCGGCGTCCTCGGCCTGGCGTTCAAGCCCGACTCCGACGACGTCCGCGACTCGCCGGCGCTCGACGTGGTGAAGAAGCTCGTCGAGGCCGGCGCGAACGTCACCGCGTACGACCCCGAGGCCAACGAGACCGCCACGCGCAGCCTGCCGAGCCTGGTGACCGCCGGGTCGGCCGCCGACGCCGTTCGAGGCGCCGACGCGGTGCTCGTGCTGACGGAGTGGCGGGAGTTCCGCGACCTCGTCCCCGCCGAGGTGAAGGCCCTCGTCTCGCGCGCCGTGGTCGTCGACGGGCGCAACTGCCTCGACGCCGACGCCTGGCGGGCCGAGGGCTTCGTCCTGCGAGGCCTCGGGCGCCCGTAG
- a CDS encoding lysylphosphatidylglycerol synthase transmembrane domain-containing protein codes for MTTSPTDATDVDAPRSRRATVILYAKWFFGAVALALLVVGVVRQWSKIVEGLAQIDLVTGILAVAFTLVALVCNMLSWKAVMSAVGSPVPLPAAVSIFFVGQLGKYIPGGVWSIAAQAELGRAYGIARGPSALAAITSMLIGMVTAAVVAVTGLLLSSSEGLATYWWLFVIAVVGLVVLAPPILGRLVNLALRLLRRPAHVDHLTWTGTIGGFVWSVVMWVSYGVQATLLLRAFGASGPGLFALAMGAYAAAWLIGFLIVIAPAGLGAREGVLLLLLGTATAPAAALSLAVVSRAIMTLGDVVLAGIGALVASRRRRALAREEATSQSSGPSTRLSR; via the coding sequence GTGACCACGAGTCCCACCGACGCGACGGACGTCGACGCGCCCCGATCCCGGCGCGCGACCGTGATCCTCTACGCCAAATGGTTCTTCGGCGCCGTGGCCCTCGCCCTCCTCGTGGTCGGGGTCGTCCGGCAGTGGTCGAAGATCGTCGAGGGCCTCGCCCAGATCGACCTCGTGACCGGGATCCTCGCCGTCGCCTTCACCCTCGTGGCGCTCGTGTGCAACATGCTCTCGTGGAAGGCCGTCATGTCGGCCGTCGGATCGCCCGTGCCGCTCCCGGCCGCGGTCTCGATCTTCTTCGTCGGCCAGCTCGGGAAGTACATCCCCGGAGGCGTCTGGTCGATCGCCGCGCAGGCGGAGCTCGGTCGGGCCTACGGCATCGCCCGCGGCCCGAGCGCCCTCGCCGCGATCACCTCCATGCTCATCGGCATGGTCACGGCGGCCGTCGTCGCCGTCACCGGGCTGCTCCTGTCGTCGAGCGAGGGGCTCGCCACCTACTGGTGGCTCTTCGTCATCGCCGTCGTCGGGCTGGTCGTCCTGGCGCCGCCGATCCTGGGCCGCCTCGTGAACCTCGCCCTGCGCCTCCTGCGTCGCCCCGCCCACGTCGACCACCTGACCTGGACGGGCACGATCGGCGGCTTCGTCTGGTCGGTCGTCATGTGGGTCTCGTACGGCGTCCAGGCGACGCTCCTCCTGCGGGCCTTCGGCGCCTCGGGCCCGGGGCTGTTCGCCCTCGCGATGGGCGCCTACGCCGCGGCGTGGCTGATCGGCTTCCTGATCGTCATCGCCCCGGCGGGCCTCGGCGCCCGCGAGGGCGTGCTCCTGCTGCTCCTCGGCACGGCGACCGCGCCGGCCGCGGCCCTCAGCCTCGCCGTCGTGAGCCGCGCGATCATGACGCTCGGCGATGTCGTGCTCGCCGGAATCGGCGCCCTCGTCGCCTCGCGCCGTCGACGAGCGCTCGCCCGCGAGGAGGCGACGTCTCAGTCCTCGGGGCCGTCGACCAGGCTCAGCAGGTAG
- the rfbB gene encoding dTDP-glucose 4,6-dehydratase, translating into MRILVTGGAGFIGSNFVRRTLEDAYPGLEGAEVTVLDALTYSGNLENLRAVADSPRYRFVEGDIRDADLLDQLFPGLDAVVHFAAESHVDRSVRDASIFVETNVLGTQRLLDAALRHSLPRFVHVSTDEVYGSIDEGSWAEDRPLEPNSPYSASKAGSDLLVRSYHRTHGLNVSITRCSNNYGRYHFPEKMIPLFVTNLIDDRHVPLYGEGLNVRDWLHVDDHTRGIALVVTSGRAGEIYNIGGGTELTNKELTGLLLEATGRDWSYVDRVTDRLGHDKRYSVDISKIRAELGYEPRVPFEEGLADVVQWYRDNRAWWEPLKARAALS; encoded by the coding sequence ATGCGCATCCTCGTCACCGGCGGCGCCGGTTTCATCGGCTCCAACTTCGTCCGACGCACGCTCGAAGACGCCTACCCGGGTCTCGAGGGGGCCGAGGTCACGGTGCTCGACGCCCTGACCTACTCGGGCAATCTCGAGAACCTCCGCGCCGTCGCCGACTCCCCCCGCTACCGCTTCGTCGAGGGCGACATCCGCGACGCCGACCTCCTCGATCAGCTCTTCCCGGGGCTCGACGCCGTCGTGCACTTCGCCGCCGAGTCGCACGTCGACCGCTCCGTCCGCGACGCGTCGATCTTCGTCGAGACGAACGTCCTCGGCACGCAGCGGCTCCTCGACGCCGCTCTGCGCCACTCCCTGCCCCGCTTCGTCCACGTGTCGACCGACGAGGTCTACGGCTCGATCGACGAGGGCTCGTGGGCCGAGGACCGCCCGCTGGAGCCGAACTCCCCCTACTCGGCCTCGAAGGCCGGCAGCGACCTCCTCGTGCGCAGCTACCACCGCACGCACGGGTTGAACGTGTCGATCACGCGCTGCTCCAACAACTACGGCCGCTACCACTTCCCCGAGAAGATGATCCCGCTGTTCGTCACGAACCTCATCGACGACCGGCACGTCCCGCTCTACGGTGAGGGCCTCAACGTGCGCGACTGGCTGCACGTCGACGACCACACGCGCGGGATCGCGCTCGTCGTCACCTCGGGGCGCGCGGGCGAGATCTACAACATCGGGGGCGGCACCGAGCTCACGAACAAGGAGCTGACGGGGCTCCTGCTGGAGGCCACCGGCAGGGACTGGTCGTACGTCGACCGCGTGACCGACCGCCTCGGCCACGACAAGCGCTACTCGGTCGACATCTCGAAGATCCGCGCCGAGCTCGGCTACGAGCCGCGGGTGCCCTTCGAGGAGGGCCTCGCCGACGTCGTCCAGTGGTACCGCGACAACCGCGCCTGGTGGGAGCCGCTGAAGGCCCGCGCGGCCCTGTCGTGA
- a CDS encoding LCP family protein — translation MSLAATPVRTPDAASPRIMTKRAWWLVALNVLLPGSAQVVAGNRRLGRFGLVSTFLFWIFVVLVILSALFARTLLLDVATNTAALTVVQVFLAYYAVLWLVLTIDTLRLVRFVRLAPLARGLVATLAVVVLVGTAGTAAYGSYLSGVQHGLLDSLFSSKKDVAAPVDGRYNILLMGGDAGADRTGLRPDSLSVVSIDAATGKTTIIGVPRNLYNAPFREGSPLYGPYPDGYTCGDDCLVSFLYTYGEQHPELYPDAEKQGSNSGIEAERDAIEGVTGLTIQYYALIDMGGFTDLIDALGGITVDVPYRIPINGGIDANGQPINVDGWIEPGVQHLDGYHALWFARARHGTDDYHRMARQRTVEQAVLKQFTPATVLSKFQQVATAGTQIVKTDIPQGMLSEFVTLAVKAKSQPMTDLEIVPPTYDNVRPDFAAIRAAVAKAAPAVPAP, via the coding sequence GTGAGCCTCGCCGCGACGCCGGTCCGCACCCCGGACGCGGCCTCGCCCCGGATCATGACCAAGCGGGCCTGGTGGCTCGTCGCCCTGAACGTGCTCCTGCCCGGCTCGGCGCAGGTCGTCGCCGGGAACCGCCGACTCGGTCGCTTCGGGCTGGTGTCGACGTTCCTGTTCTGGATTTTCGTGGTTCTCGTGATCCTGTCGGCCCTGTTCGCCCGCACCCTCCTGCTCGACGTCGCCACGAACACGGCCGCGCTGACGGTGGTGCAGGTCTTCCTCGCGTACTACGCCGTGCTCTGGCTCGTCCTCACGATCGACACGCTCCGCCTCGTCCGCTTCGTGCGGCTGGCTCCGCTCGCGCGCGGGCTCGTGGCGACGCTCGCCGTGGTCGTGCTCGTCGGAACCGCCGGGACGGCCGCCTACGGCTCCTACCTCTCGGGCGTGCAGCACGGCCTCCTCGACTCCCTGTTCTCGTCGAAGAAGGACGTCGCCGCCCCCGTCGACGGGCGGTACAACATCCTGCTGATGGGCGGCGACGCCGGAGCCGACCGCACGGGTCTCCGCCCGGACAGCCTGTCGGTCGTGAGCATCGACGCGGCGACCGGCAAGACGACGATCATCGGCGTCCCGAGGAACCTCTACAACGCGCCGTTCCGCGAGGGATCGCCGCTCTACGGGCCCTACCCCGACGGCTACACCTGCGGCGACGACTGCCTGGTGAGCTTCCTCTACACCTACGGCGAGCAGCACCCGGAGCTCTATCCGGACGCCGAGAAGCAGGGCAGCAACTCGGGCATCGAGGCGGAGCGCGACGCCATCGAGGGTGTCACGGGGCTCACGATCCAGTACTACGCGCTCATCGACATGGGAGGCTTCACCGACCTGATCGACGCCCTCGGCGGCATCACGGTCGACGTGCCCTACCGCATCCCGATCAACGGCGGCATCGACGCGAACGGGCAGCCGATCAACGTCGACGGCTGGATCGAGCCGGGCGTGCAGCATCTCGACGGGTACCACGCGCTCTGGTTCGCCCGCGCCCGCCACGGCACCGACGACTACCACCGCATGGCCCGGCAGCGGACGGTGGAGCAGGCCGTGCTCAAGCAGTTCACGCCCGCGACCGTGCTGTCGAAGTTCCAGCAGGTGGCGACGGCGGGGACGCAGATCGTCAAGACCGACATCCCGCAGGGCATGCTGTCGGAGTTCGTGACGCTGGCCGTGAAGGCGAAGTCGCAGCCGATGACCGACCTCGAGATCGTCCCGCCGACCTACGACAACGTGCGGCCGGACTTCGCGGCGATCCGCGCGGCCGTGGCCAAGGCGGCGCCGGCGGTCCCCGCGCCCTAG
- a CDS encoding PH domain-containing protein: MSTDDQTFAAPPQEQVIARLRPHARVLFWPSVALIAICALGGWFSGTLPEAWMNQALPLVALGLVALLWLLPLLAWLGRHYTITTRRIIIRRGLLVRTRQELMHTRGYDLTVRKNGAQTLFRSGDVLINTGLERPIVLWDVPSADLVQSTLHDLMEENLNQVARMRQQEQSAQSRDGFGVR, encoded by the coding sequence ATGTCGACCGATGACCAGACCTTCGCGGCCCCGCCGCAGGAGCAGGTCATCGCGCGCCTGCGACCCCACGCCCGGGTGCTCTTCTGGCCGTCGGTCGCCCTGATCGCGATCTGCGCGCTGGGCGGCTGGTTCTCCGGGACCCTGCCCGAGGCGTGGATGAACCAGGCGCTGCCGCTCGTGGCCCTCGGCCTGGTCGCGCTGCTCTGGCTCCTTCCGCTCCTCGCCTGGCTCGGACGCCACTACACGATCACGACCCGGCGCATCATCATCCGGAGGGGTCTCCTCGTCCGGACCCGCCAGGAGCTCATGCACACCCGGGGCTACGACCTGACCGTCCGCAAGAACGGCGCCCAGACCCTCTTCCGCTCCGGCGACGTGCTCATCAACACCGGGCTCGAGCGGCCGATCGTGCTCTGGGACGTCCCGAGCGCCGACCTCGTCCAGTCGACCCTGCACGACCTGATGGAGGAGAACCTCAACCAGGTCGCGCGGATGAGACAGCAGGAGCAGTCGGCGCAGTCCCGAGACGGCTTCGGGGTCCGTTAG
- a CDS encoding 5-(carboxyamino)imidazole ribonucleotide synthase has translation MALTVGVIGGGQLARMMVPPAIHLGFEIRVLAETEGSSARLAATEVGDYHDAQTVLAFARDVDVVTFDHEHVPQSVLRALVEAGIAVHPTPEALFVAQDKLVMRERLTDLGLPVPDWARLTTPADLDAFLADHGGRCVVKTARGGYDGKGVRVVSSSDEVAHWFDGLGDPSTGGALLAEELVSFRRELAQSVARRPSGDIVAWPVVESIQRDGVCAEVIAPAPGSAGRVADMAESIARTVAERLGVTGVLAVELFETTDDRILINELAMRPHNTGHWTIDGSTTSQFEQHLRAVLDLPLGDTGTASPWSVMVNILGGPLDGTLADRLPHALGDQPDAKVHDYGKSPRPGRKVGHVTVSGDDLDEVVFRARAAAEFFAG, from the coding sequence ATGGCACTGACGGTTGGCGTGATCGGCGGAGGGCAGCTCGCCCGGATGATGGTTCCCCCCGCGATCCACCTCGGGTTCGAGATCCGCGTCCTGGCCGAGACCGAGGGCTCCTCGGCGCGACTGGCCGCGACGGAGGTGGGCGACTACCACGACGCCCAGACGGTGCTCGCGTTCGCGCGCGACGTCGACGTCGTCACGTTCGACCACGAGCACGTGCCGCAGAGCGTCCTGCGCGCCCTCGTCGAGGCCGGCATCGCCGTGCATCCGACGCCCGAGGCGCTGTTCGTCGCTCAGGACAAACTGGTCATGCGCGAGCGGCTGACGGATCTCGGCCTGCCCGTCCCCGACTGGGCGCGACTCACGACGCCGGCCGACCTCGACGCGTTCCTGGCCGACCACGGCGGCCGCTGCGTCGTGAAGACCGCCCGCGGCGGCTACGACGGCAAGGGCGTCCGCGTCGTGTCCTCGAGCGACGAGGTCGCCCACTGGTTCGACGGTCTCGGCGATCCGTCCACCGGGGGAGCCCTCCTGGCCGAGGAGCTCGTCTCGTTCCGCCGCGAGTTGGCCCAGTCGGTCGCGCGCCGCCCGAGCGGCGACATCGTCGCGTGGCCGGTCGTCGAGTCGATCCAGCGCGACGGGGTCTGCGCCGAGGTCATCGCCCCCGCCCCCGGGTCGGCCGGCCGGGTGGCCGACATGGCCGAGAGCATCGCCCGCACCGTCGCCGAACGCCTCGGCGTCACCGGCGTTCTGGCGGTCGAGCTGTTCGAGACCACCGACGACCGCATCCTCATTAACGAGCTCGCCATGCGGCCGCACAACACCGGCCACTGGACCATCGACGGGTCGACGACGAGCCAGTTCGAGCAGCACCTCCGCGCGGTCCTCGATCTCCCGCTGGGCGACACCGGTACCGCTTCGCCCTGGAGCGTCATGGTCAACATCCTGGGCGGTCCGCTCGACGGGACCCTCGCCGACCGTCTGCCCCACGCTCTCGGCGACCAGCCCGACGCGAAGGTCCACGATTACGGCAAGAGCCCGCGCCCGGGTCGCAAGGTCGGCCACGTCACCGTCTCGGGAGACGACCTCGACGAGGTCGTGTTCCGCGCGCGTGCCGCTGCCGAGTTCTTCGCGGGCTAG
- the rfbD gene encoding dTDP-4-dehydrorhamnose reductase gives MKYLVTGARGMLGSDLVEALFGRDVTLLGRADLDVTDAAAVRDAVDGHDVVFNAAAWTRVDDAETHEQEARAVNALGARNLAEATRDSGAKLVHVSTDYVFDGQGTEPYAEDAPLAPLNAYGRTKAEGETLALAADPDGTYVVRTAWIYGKHGANFPKTMLRLAESHDTVKVVADQVGQPTSTVDLAARMVALVDADAPAGVYHGTNSGRASWYDFARAVFEVAGLDPDRVEPTDSSQFVRPAPRPSFSVLGHDAWRRAGFEAMRPWQEALTEAAATGVFDTDDHASSSR, from the coding sequence GTGAAGTACCTCGTCACCGGGGCGCGCGGCATGCTCGGCAGCGACCTCGTCGAGGCGCTGTTCGGGCGCGACGTCACCCTGCTCGGCCGGGCCGACCTCGACGTCACCGACGCCGCAGCCGTGCGCGACGCCGTGGACGGCCACGACGTCGTGTTCAACGCGGCCGCCTGGACGCGCGTCGACGACGCCGAGACGCACGAGCAGGAGGCACGGGCCGTCAACGCGCTCGGCGCACGGAACCTCGCGGAGGCGACCCGCGACTCCGGCGCGAAGCTCGTCCACGTCTCGACCGACTACGTCTTCGACGGGCAGGGCACCGAGCCCTACGCGGAGGACGCCCCCCTGGCCCCGCTGAACGCCTACGGTCGCACGAAGGCCGAGGGCGAGACGCTCGCCCTCGCGGCGGACCCTGACGGCACTTACGTGGTGCGGACCGCCTGGATCTACGGGAAGCACGGTGCGAACTTCCCGAAGACGATGCTCCGGCTCGCCGAGAGCCACGACACGGTGAAGGTCGTCGCCGACCAGGTCGGGCAGCCCACCTCGACCGTCGACCTGGCGGCGCGGATGGTCGCGCTCGTCGACGCGGACGCGCCCGCCGGCGTCTACCACGGGACCAACTCGGGACGCGCGAGCTGGTACGACTTCGCCCGGGCGGTCTTCGAGGTCGCCGGCCTCGATCCTGATAGGGTCGAGCCGACCGACAGCTCCCAGTTCGTCAGGCCGGCGCCTCGACCGAGCTTCAGTGTTCTCGGTCACGACGCGTGGCGGAGAGCGGGCTTCGAGGCCATGCGCCCTTGGCAGGAAGCGCTGACCGAGGCCGCCGCCACAGGAGTATTCGACACAGATGATCACGCTTCGAGTAGTCGTTGA